The following coding sequences are from one Deltaproteobacteria bacterium window:
- a CDS encoding helix-hairpin-helix domain-containing protein yields the protein MTSSRLRAGALLSALLALGLGALGLYRVTRPAPEAAGPALPACEDPVAVAWPGDGERLGCLSELAALYALAAHEAGCEPGETLARIRLGVGERLRVSSGEGGACAAEVEMLPGSSLLTLGLPIDLNRATVSDLEALAAIGPTRARAIVAHREAHGPFATVEALEEVSGIGEATLAAVAGQLVVAPQPGPGGR from the coding sequence ATGACGTCCTCCCGGCTCCGGGCCGGGGCGCTCCTCTCCGCGCTGCTGGCGCTCGGCCTCGGGGCCCTCGGGCTCTACCGCGTCACCCGCCCCGCGCCGGAGGCCGCCGGACCGGCGCTGCCCGCCTGCGAGGATCCCGTCGCCGTGGCCTGGCCCGGAGACGGGGAGCGCCTCGGCTGCCTCTCCGAGCTCGCCGCCCTCTACGCCCTGGCCGCGCACGAGGCGGGCTGCGAGCCGGGCGAGACCCTCGCCCGGATCCGGCTGGGGGTGGGCGAGCGGCTGCGGGTGAGCTCCGGGGAGGGGGGCGCCTGCGCCGCGGAGGTGGAGATGCTCCCGGGCTCCTCCCTGCTGACCCTCGGGCTGCCGATCGATCTGAACCGCGCGACGGTGAGCGACCTCGAGGCCCTCGCGGCGATCGGTCCCACCCGCGCCCGCGCCATCGTCGCCCACCGGGAGGCGCACGGCCCCTTCGCCACGGTGGAGGCCCTCGAGGAGGTCTCCGGGATCGGCGAGGCGACCCTCGCGGCCGTGGCGGGGCAGCTGGTGGTGGCGCCGCAGCCCGGACCCGGGGGAAGATGA
- the hutH gene encoding histidine ammonia-lyase: MTTPRTPLEIDGNSLTLEAIREVALRQRRVSLSEEAVTRIDAAREVVEEILRTGQVAYGVNTGFGNLAEVRIDDDALERLQLNLLRSHAVGVGAPLSIEESRALLLLRANVLAKGVSGIRRSTVEALLALLEADVIPVVPSKGSVGASGDLAPLAHLALVLVGEGEAHFEGERLPGDEALARAGLEPVTLAAKEGLCLVNGTQAMAAVGTLTLLRAEGLAEAADESGAMTVEALLGSHKPFREEVQAIRPHPGQAAVAAHLRELLAGSQIVESHHDCDRVQDAYSLRCMPQVHGAARDALAFVRRTLEIEVNSGTDNPLVFVGSDDPIVSGGNFHGQYLAQALDLLAIAVSEIGAISERRIEQIVNPSLSHLPAFLAPNPGLDSGMMMAQVTAAALVAENKVLAHPASVDSIPSSAGREDHVSMGMTAALKAREIVENTRGVLAIELLCAAQALDLRSPLKPGGGVARVHALIRAEVPTLTEDRALGKDIAKIDALLRERLI; encoded by the coding sequence ATGACCACCCCCCGCACCCCCCTCGAGATCGACGGCAACTCCCTCACCCTCGAGGCCATCCGCGAGGTGGCCCTGCGCCAGCGCCGGGTGTCCCTCTCCGAGGAGGCCGTGACCCGCATCGACGCCGCCCGGGAGGTGGTCGAGGAGATCCTGCGCACGGGCCAGGTCGCCTACGGCGTCAACACCGGCTTCGGCAACCTGGCCGAGGTCCGCATCGACGACGACGCCCTCGAGCGCCTCCAGCTCAACCTCCTGCGCTCCCACGCGGTGGGCGTCGGCGCCCCTCTCTCGATCGAGGAGAGCCGCGCGCTCCTGCTCCTGCGGGCGAACGTGCTCGCCAAGGGGGTCTCCGGCATCCGCCGCAGCACCGTCGAGGCCCTCCTGGCCTTGCTGGAGGCGGACGTGATCCCCGTGGTCCCCTCGAAGGGCTCGGTCGGCGCCTCCGGCGATCTCGCCCCCCTGGCTCACCTGGCCCTGGTCCTCGTCGGCGAGGGCGAGGCCCACTTCGAGGGCGAGCGCCTCCCCGGCGACGAGGCCCTGGCCCGGGCCGGCCTCGAGCCGGTCACCCTGGCGGCCAAGGAGGGCCTCTGCCTGGTGAACGGCACCCAGGCCATGGCCGCGGTGGGCACCCTCACCCTCCTGCGCGCGGAGGGTCTGGCCGAGGCCGCCGACGAGTCCGGCGCGATGACGGTCGAGGCCCTCCTGGGCAGCCACAAGCCCTTCCGGGAGGAGGTCCAGGCGATCCGCCCCCACCCCGGGCAGGCGGCGGTCGCCGCGCACCTGCGGGAGCTGCTGGCCGGCTCGCAGATCGTCGAGAGCCACCACGACTGCGACCGCGTCCAGGACGCCTACTCCCTGCGCTGCATGCCGCAGGTCCACGGCGCCGCCCGGGATGCCCTGGCCTTCGTCCGCCGCACCCTGGAGATCGAGGTCAACTCGGGCACCGACAATCCGCTGGTCTTCGTCGGCAGCGACGATCCCATCGTCAGCGGCGGCAACTTCCACGGACAGTACCTGGCTCAGGCCCTCGATCTGCTGGCCATCGCGGTCTCGGAGATCGGCGCCATCAGCGAGCGGCGCATCGAGCAGATCGTGAACCCCTCCCTCTCCCACCTGCCGGCCTTCCTGGCCCCGAACCCCGGCCTCGACTCCGGGATGATGATGGCCCAGGTCACCGCCGCCGCCCTGGTGGCCGAGAACAAGGTGCTGGCTCACCCCGCCTCGGTCGACTCGATCCCCTCGAGCGCCGGCCGGGAGGACCACGTCTCGATGGGGATGACCGCGGCCCTGAAGGCCCGGGAGATCGTCGAGAACACCCGGGGGGTGCTGGCCATCGAGCTCCTCTGCGCCGCCCAGGCCCTCGACCTTCGCAGCCCCCTGAAGCCGGGCGGCGGCGTGGCCCGGGTCCACGCCCTGATCCGCGCCGAGGTGCCCACCCTCACCGAGGACCGGGCGCTCGGGAAGGACATCGCCAAGATCGACGCCCTGCTGCGGGAGCGCCTCATCTAG
- a CDS encoding aspartate kinase produces MGLHVQKYGGTSVGSIERIFAVADRVLATQRAGHDVVVVVSAMAGETDRLLGLVKQVTDTPPAREQDVIVSTGEQVSVGLLSMAIQARGGKAVSLLGHQVKLYTDDAHSRARIKHIRPERVDEVLKKGAVAVIAGFQGIDEEGNITTLGRGGSDTSAVAMAAALGADACEIYTDVDGVYTTDPNVYAAARKLDRIAYDEMLELASLGAKVLQIRSVAFAKRHKVPLWVKSSFNDDPGTLVTGEDPSMEDQVVSGVAYDRKQAKIALRHVPDQPGIATKIFEPLSREGIVVDMIVQNVSLQDHTDVTFTVGRDDLRRATELVKEVAAGMGAGAVDTDENMAKVSIVGLGMRTHAGVAATMFGALASEGINIQMISTSEIKISAVIDEKYIELAVRTLHDAFQLHLPPTERA; encoded by the coding sequence ATGGGTCTCCACGTCCAGAAATACGGCGGCACCTCCGTCGGCAGCATCGAGCGGATCTTCGCGGTCGCCGACCGCGTCCTGGCCACCCAGCGGGCGGGCCACGACGTGGTCGTGGTGGTCTCGGCGATGGCCGGCGAGACCGACCGCCTCCTCGGCCTGGTGAAGCAGGTCACCGACACCCCGCCGGCCCGGGAGCAGGACGTCATCGTCTCCACCGGCGAGCAGGTCTCGGTCGGCCTCCTCTCCATGGCCATCCAGGCCCGCGGCGGCAAGGCCGTCTCGCTCCTCGGGCACCAGGTGAAGCTCTACACCGACGACGCCCACTCCCGGGCCCGGATCAAGCACATCCGCCCGGAGCGGGTGGACGAGGTGTTGAAGAAGGGTGCGGTGGCGGTCATCGCCGGCTTCCAGGGCATCGACGAGGAGGGGAACATCACCACCCTCGGCCGGGGCGGCTCGGACACCAGCGCGGTGGCCATGGCCGCGGCCCTCGGCGCGGACGCCTGCGAGATCTACACCGACGTGGACGGGGTCTACACCACCGACCCCAACGTCTACGCCGCCGCCCGCAAGCTCGATCGCATCGCCTACGACGAGATGCTGGAGCTCGCCTCCCTCGGCGCGAAGGTGCTGCAGATCCGCAGCGTGGCCTTCGCCAAGCGGCACAAGGTGCCGCTCTGGGTGAAGAGCTCCTTCAACGACGATCCCGGCACCCTGGTGACCGGGGAGGATCCCAGCATGGAAGACCAGGTCGTCTCCGGAGTCGCCTACGATCGCAAGCAGGCCAAGATCGCCCTGCGCCACGTGCCCGACCAGCCCGGGATCGCCACCAAGATCTTCGAGCCCCTCTCGAGGGAGGGGATCGTGGTGGACATGATCGTGCAGAACGTCTCGCTGCAGGATCACACCGACGTGACCTTCACGGTCGGGCGGGACGATCTGCGCCGCGCCACCGAGCTGGTGAAGGAGGTCGCGGCCGGGATGGGCGCCGGCGCGGTCGACACCGACGAGAACATGGCCAAGGTCTCGATCGTGGGGCTGGGCATGCGCACCCACGCCGGCGTGGCGGCGACGATGTTCGGCGCCCTCGCCAGCGAGGGCATCAACATCCAGATGATCAGCACCTCGGAGATCAAGATCTCCGCGGTCATCGACGAGAAGTACATCGAGCTGGCCGTCCGCACCCTGCACGACGCCTTCCAGCTCCACCTGCCGCCCACGGAGCGCGCATGA
- a CDS encoding tetratricopeptide repeat protein, which produces MANDGEAAGTGIENATENPAQESGAVAPTGQEASSPGPEPAEEIVGAEHTDELEPDPGEEIVPASEAPTPGVGAPVAVTPAEDAPPQIDPELAAHWEREVAGLEREATARQPEADAARLWYEAGLIHEGRLKNPRQAAVCFQTAFKLDPRFRPNIRSARKLFASVGNWTMLAHLLQAEADCTAEPERKAPLLFERAVILHDRLSKHDEARSVLEAAQSFSPDEFSILRYLEDLAARSGDFARLAEIYEREAARVTGQALKLGLLCAAAGLCADRLDAAERATRLFQQAHDLDPRHPVPIEALSRLHSASGSEALLGVLRAEAEATSDPSVAASALLDAARWAADRLGRSEEALSLLEQARAKAPQSPMVLQELAKAYILAHRAGPATEVLSQLAEITEDRRALAEVLRTWGRLLEEELGDEAEAAKVFRRMAEASPGNPDALAALGKLYFRAQRWDDLIWSFEQELDSTTDPKQRGMRLYKIAEIQEERLQKPEEATATLRRVLEVLPGYLPALQSLTRLYTSAGRWEDLIALHESEIEATDAPEQKVQLLELIARIREERLSDDDAAAQAYDRILQIMPDHLATVRRLRDLHARNERWGDLITILEREAELVTDQRQVIALLHRSCEILEEKVGDKDAAIEAYRKVLALSPNYLPALKSLGKLYYQKGKWAELVEMFRMEIEVTVAVDHVVSILLRIADIQRSQLLDEEASIETYRQVLEERPDSLPALRALRELYERRGEWDRVVDVLRRETEVMVDPREKAILLFRAAEIRELRSAASDLAAELYQEALSYHPGHLPSLRALERLFARAGAWRELAAVYERLLAAAAPGERVGVYRQLAGLYLDRLDQPAKASQCLEAVLEADPDDPTALLSLERLSLKQGAFTRVADLRGRLSGLATTGETAADLLLGAALVEEHLAEPAPDATPRYAKMLELTPGSDVAQRRIGRSLAAAGQLQPLVKVLEAQLAGADGDDLRLDLSMRLGEAHLELGNVAGAEAAFREALALDATHLPAIAGLKQAVHQQGKWEEVQQLLEREGEASRDAARAVELLLEAGILRQEHLGDEAGAEASYRKVIERNPAEVRAADRLFTILSKGQRWRDLAELHVERASRIDDPTAKAAALTAAADLYENQLLDRQNALEVVQQALQVSPNDGAALERAANLAFANEAWETAASLYTRRVDAGGDPRSLVHARLRLGQLYQERLGDFQRATAYYQDVLAAQPGNVDALGRLIGLQKTSGNWPAVASGLSLLADEVKDPARRVEILLDLADVHANRHQDAAAAAQVLEQVRQLDPYNVKAVETLGSYYEGRGEHAQVAKVYESFVAGLPESEAGRAAPIHARLGELYGGPLGEPQTAMKHYRQAVDLDPEAVAPRIALADLYGRDPALVRQAVDEHRQILQRDPLRIDSYHSLFTLYEAQKAFDKAFVVAGVLHFLGACDNDESFFYTENRSRLPTEHRGELPEEAHDRILRHPLARHPLHDVLKIVGHQLGKVHPPDLAAYQVQKGDKIAPKDNSPLRRLCEQLLAGLGGGDFELYRADRVSTVRAVLPNDPPAVLVSKQLVQKYPVRGQRFLLGTLMEQVRGATSLTEILDGPSFAATLQAAIQVVRPDFQALAADDPALAKRCAKSMSRKARKSLEEIASRLSPSNPPDIEVFVRGVRLTNQRAGIALSGDPESCLELICAAEGKPRRENIAESLHDAQDTLEALRFLTSDEHFRLRELLGLVIA; this is translated from the coding sequence ATGGCAAACGACGGCGAGGCTGCCGGAACCGGCATCGAGAACGCGACCGAGAACCCCGCGCAGGAGAGCGGAGCCGTGGCTCCCACCGGTCAGGAGGCGTCCTCCCCGGGCCCCGAGCCGGCCGAGGAGATCGTCGGCGCCGAGCACACCGACGAGCTCGAGCCGGATCCCGGCGAGGAGATCGTGCCGGCGTCCGAGGCTCCCACCCCGGGGGTGGGAGCCCCCGTCGCCGTGACCCCGGCGGAGGACGCCCCTCCCCAGATCGATCCCGAGCTCGCCGCCCACTGGGAGCGGGAGGTCGCCGGGCTCGAGCGAGAGGCCACCGCCCGGCAGCCCGAGGCGGACGCGGCGAGGCTCTGGTACGAGGCCGGCCTGATCCACGAGGGCCGCCTGAAGAACCCGCGGCAGGCCGCGGTCTGCTTCCAGACCGCCTTCAAGCTCGACCCGAGGTTCAGGCCGAACATCCGCAGCGCGAGGAAGCTTTTCGCCTCGGTCGGCAACTGGACGATGTTGGCGCACCTGCTCCAGGCCGAGGCGGACTGCACGGCCGAGCCCGAGCGCAAGGCGCCGCTGCTCTTCGAGCGGGCCGTGATCCTGCACGACCGCCTCTCCAAGCACGACGAGGCCCGCAGCGTTCTCGAGGCGGCCCAGTCCTTCTCCCCGGACGAGTTCTCCATCCTGCGCTACCTCGAGGATCTGGCGGCCCGCTCCGGTGACTTCGCCCGCCTGGCCGAGATCTACGAGCGCGAGGCGGCCCGGGTCACCGGGCAGGCCCTGAAGCTCGGCCTCCTCTGCGCGGCCGCCGGCCTCTGCGCCGACCGCCTCGACGCGGCCGAGCGGGCCACCCGCCTCTTCCAGCAGGCCCACGACCTCGATCCGCGGCATCCGGTGCCCATCGAGGCCCTCTCCCGCCTGCACTCGGCCAGCGGCTCCGAGGCGCTCCTCGGCGTCCTGCGGGCCGAGGCCGAGGCCACCAGCGACCCGAGCGTGGCGGCCTCCGCCCTCCTCGACGCGGCCCGCTGGGCGGCCGACCGCCTCGGGCGCTCCGAGGAGGCCCTCTCCCTCCTCGAGCAGGCCCGCGCCAAGGCCCCCCAGAGCCCGATGGTGCTCCAGGAGCTGGCGAAGGCCTACATCCTCGCCCACCGCGCGGGGCCGGCCACCGAGGTGCTCTCCCAGCTGGCCGAGATCACCGAGGACCGCCGCGCCCTCGCCGAGGTCCTGCGGACCTGGGGCCGGCTCCTCGAGGAGGAGCTGGGCGACGAGGCCGAGGCCGCGAAGGTCTTCCGCCGGATGGCCGAGGCCAGCCCCGGCAACCCCGACGCCCTCGCGGCGCTGGGCAAGCTCTACTTCCGCGCCCAGCGCTGGGACGACCTGATCTGGTCCTTCGAGCAGGAGCTCGACTCGACCACCGACCCCAAGCAGCGGGGGATGCGGCTCTACAAGATCGCCGAGATCCAGGAGGAGCGGCTGCAGAAGCCCGAGGAGGCCACCGCCACCCTCCGGCGGGTCCTCGAGGTGCTGCCCGGCTACCTGCCTGCCCTCCAGAGCCTCACCCGCCTCTACACGAGCGCCGGCCGCTGGGAGGACCTGATCGCCCTCCACGAGTCGGAGATCGAGGCCACCGATGCCCCCGAGCAGAAGGTGCAGCTCCTCGAGCTCATCGCCCGGATCCGCGAGGAGCGCCTCTCCGACGACGACGCCGCCGCCCAGGCCTACGATCGCATCCTGCAGATCATGCCCGATCACCTGGCGACGGTGCGGCGCCTGCGCGATCTCCACGCCCGGAACGAGCGCTGGGGCGATCTGATCACCATCCTGGAGCGCGAGGCCGAGCTGGTCACCGACCAGCGCCAGGTCATCGCCCTGCTCCACCGCTCCTGCGAGATCCTCGAGGAGAAGGTCGGCGACAAGGACGCGGCCATCGAGGCCTACCGCAAGGTGCTGGCCCTCTCCCCCAACTACCTCCCGGCGCTCAAGAGCCTGGGCAAGCTCTACTACCAGAAGGGCAAGTGGGCGGAGCTGGTCGAGATGTTCCGGATGGAGATCGAGGTCACCGTCGCGGTGGACCACGTGGTCTCCATCCTGCTGCGCATCGCCGACATCCAGCGCAGCCAGCTCCTCGACGAAGAGGCCTCGATCGAGACCTACCGGCAGGTGCTCGAGGAGCGGCCGGACAGCCTGCCCGCCCTGCGCGCCCTGCGCGAGCTCTACGAGCGCCGCGGTGAGTGGGACCGGGTGGTGGACGTGCTGCGCCGCGAGACCGAGGTCATGGTCGATCCGCGGGAGAAGGCCATCCTCCTCTTCCGGGCCGCCGAGATCCGCGAGCTGCGCTCCGCCGCCTCCGATCTGGCCGCCGAGCTCTACCAGGAGGCCCTGAGCTACCACCCCGGCCACCTCCCCTCCCTGCGGGCGCTCGAGCGCCTCTTCGCCCGCGCCGGCGCCTGGCGGGAGCTGGCGGCGGTCTACGAGCGCCTGCTCGCGGCCGCGGCCCCCGGTGAGCGGGTGGGCGTCTACCGCCAGCTGGCCGGCCTCTACCTCGACCGCCTGGATCAGCCGGCAAAGGCCAGCCAGTGCCTCGAGGCGGTCCTGGAGGCCGATCCGGACGATCCCACCGCGCTGCTCTCGCTGGAGCGCCTCTCCCTCAAGCAGGGGGCGTTCACCCGCGTGGCCGATCTGCGCGGTCGCCTCTCGGGGCTCGCCACCACCGGCGAGACCGCGGCGGACCTGCTCCTCGGCGCCGCCCTGGTCGAGGAGCACCTGGCCGAGCCCGCCCCCGACGCGACGCCGCGCTACGCGAAGATGCTCGAGCTCACGCCGGGCAGCGACGTGGCCCAGCGGCGGATCGGGCGCTCCCTGGCCGCCGCAGGACAGCTACAGCCGCTGGTGAAGGTCCTCGAGGCCCAGCTGGCCGGCGCCGACGGCGACGACCTGCGCCTGGACCTCTCCATGCGCCTGGGCGAGGCCCACCTGGAGCTGGGGAACGTCGCGGGGGCCGAGGCGGCCTTCCGGGAGGCGCTCGCCCTCGACGCCACCCACCTGCCGGCCATCGCCGGCCTGAAGCAGGCCGTCCACCAGCAGGGCAAGTGGGAAGAGGTCCAGCAGCTCCTCGAGCGGGAGGGCGAGGCCAGCCGGGACGCCGCCCGGGCGGTCGAGCTGCTCCTCGAGGCGGGCATCCTCCGCCAGGAGCACCTCGGCGACGAGGCCGGCGCCGAGGCGAGCTACCGCAAGGTGATCGAGCGCAACCCGGCGGAGGTGCGCGCGGCGGATCGCCTCTTCACGATCCTCTCGAAGGGTCAGCGCTGGCGGGACCTGGCCGAGCTCCACGTCGAGCGCGCCTCGCGGATCGACGATCCCACCGCCAAGGCAGCGGCGCTCACGGCGGCCGCCGACCTCTACGAGAACCAGCTCCTGGACCGGCAGAACGCCCTCGAGGTCGTGCAGCAGGCCCTGCAGGTCTCGCCCAACGACGGCGCGGCGCTGGAGCGGGCCGCGAACCTCGCCTTCGCCAACGAGGCCTGGGAGACGGCCGCCTCCCTCTACACCCGCCGGGTGGACGCCGGCGGCGACCCGCGCTCCCTGGTCCACGCCCGCCTGCGCCTGGGGCAGCTCTACCAGGAGCGCCTCGGCGACTTCCAGCGGGCCACGGCCTACTACCAGGACGTGCTGGCCGCCCAGCCCGGAAACGTCGACGCCCTCGGCCGCCTGATCGGGCTCCAGAAGACCTCCGGCAACTGGCCGGCGGTGGCCTCGGGCCTCTCGCTCCTCGCCGACGAGGTGAAGGATCCGGCCCGCCGGGTCGAGATCCTCCTGGACCTCGCCGACGTCCACGCCAACCGCCACCAGGACGCCGCCGCCGCGGCGCAGGTCCTGGAGCAGGTGCGCCAGCTCGACCCCTACAACGTGAAGGCGGTCGAGACCCTCGGCAGCTACTACGAGGGCCGGGGGGAGCACGCCCAGGTGGCGAAGGTCTACGAGTCCTTCGTGGCGGGCCTGCCCGAGAGCGAGGCCGGCCGGGCGGCGCCGATCCACGCGCGCCTCGGCGAGCTCTACGGCGGCCCCCTGGGCGAGCCGCAGACCGCGATGAAGCACTACCGCCAGGCGGTCGATCTCGATCCCGAGGCCGTCGCCCCGCGCATCGCCCTGGCCGACCTCTACGGCCGGGATCCGGCCCTGGTGCGCCAGGCCGTCGACGAGCACCGGCAGATCCTCCAGCGGGACCCCCTCCGGATCGACAGCTACCACTCCCTCTTCACGCTCTACGAGGCGCAGAAGGCCTTCGACAAGGCCTTCGTGGTCGCCGGCGTGCTGCACTTCCTGGGGGCCTGCGACAACGACGAGTCCTTCTTCTACACCGAGAACCGCAGCCGGCTGCCGACCGAGCACCGGGGCGAGCTCCCCGAGGAGGCGCACGACCGCATCCTGCGCCACCCGCTGGCCCGGCACCCCCTCCACGACGTGCTCAAGATCGTCGGGCACCAGCTCGGGAAGGTGCACCCCCCGGACCTGGCCGCCTATCAGGTGCAGAAGGGCGACAAGATCGCGCCCAAGGACAACAGCCCGCTGCGCCGGCTCTGCGAGCAGCTCCTGGCCGGCCTCGGGGGCGGCGACTTCGAGCTCTACCGGGCCGATCGCGTCTCGACCGTCCGGGCGGTGCTGCCCAACGATCCCCCGGCGGTGCTCGTGAGCAAGCAGCTGGTGCAGAAGTACCCCGTGCGGGGCCAGCGCTTCCTGCTGGGCACCCTCATGGAGCAGGTGCGCGGCGCCACCAGCCTCACCGAGATCCTCGACGGGCCCTCCTTCGCCGCGACCCTCCAGGCCGCCATCCAGGTGGTGCGCCCGGACTTCCAGGCCCTGGCGGCGGACGATCCCGCGCTCGCCAAGCGCTGCGCGAAGTCCATGAGCCGCAAGGCCAGGAAGTCCCTCGAGGAGATCGCCAGCCGGCTCTCGCCGAGCAACCCTCCGGACATCGAGGTCTTCGTCCGCGGGGTGCGGCTGACCAACC